One window from the genome of Pseudomonas fluorescens encodes:
- a CDS encoding efflux RND transporter permease subunit, whose protein sequence is MNLSGPFIRRPVATMLLSFAIMLLGGVCFGLLPVSPLPQMDFPVIVVQASLPGASPEVMASTVATPLERSFGAIAGVNTMSSRSSQGSTRVILQFDLDRDINGAAREVQAAINASRNLLPSGMRSMPTYKKVNPSQAPIMVLSLTSDVLEKGQLYDLASTILSQSLSQVSGVGEVQIGGSSLPAVRIELEPQLLNQYGVALDDVRNAIADSNVRRPKGSVEDDRRMWQVQANDQLEKAKDYETLIIRYQDGSVLRLKDVAKVTDSVEDRYNSGFFNDDAAVLLVINRQAGANIIETVNEIKAQLPALQAVLPASVKLNLAMDRSPVIKATLHEAEMTLLIAVALVVLVVFLFLGNFRASLIPTLAVPVSLVGTFAVMYLYGFSLNNLSLMALILATGLVVDDAIVVLENISRHIDEGVPPMTAAYRGAEEVGFTLLSMNVSLVAVFLSILFMGGIIESLFREFSITLAASIVVSLVVSLTLTPMLCARWLKPHVPGQENRLQRWSQGLNERMVRGYATSLDWVLRHRRLTLLSLLVTIGVNVALYVVVPKTFMPQQDTGQLIGFVRGDDGLSFNVMQPKMEIFRRAVLKDEAVQSVAGFIGGNNGTNNAFMLVRLKPIKERGISAQKVIERLRKEMPKVPGGQLMLMADQDLQFGGGREQTTSQYSYILQSADLASLRTWYPKVVAAFRALPELTAIDARDGGGAQQVTLVVDRDQAKRLGIDMDMVTAVLNNAYSQRQISTIYDSLNQYQVVMEVNPKYAQDPSTLEQVQVITADGARVPLSAIAHYENSLEDDRVSHEGQFASEGISFDMAEGVTVEQGTAAIERAIAKLGMPEDVIAKMAGTADAFAATQKSQPFMILGALLAVYLVLGVLYESYIHPLTILSTLPSAGVGALLSIYALGSEFSLISLLGLFLLIGVVKKNAILMIDLALQLERAGQTPLESIRSACLLRLRPILMTTLAAILGALPLLLGAAEGAEMRQPLGLTIIGGLVFSQVLTLYTTPVVYLYLDKLRHRFNRWRGVRTDAALETPL, encoded by the coding sequence ATGAACCTCTCCGGCCCCTTCATCCGCCGCCCCGTCGCGACCATGCTCCTGAGCTTCGCCATCATGCTGCTCGGTGGCGTGTGCTTCGGCCTGCTGCCGGTTTCGCCGTTGCCGCAGATGGATTTTCCGGTGATCGTGGTCCAGGCCAGCCTGCCGGGCGCTAGCCCCGAGGTCATGGCCTCCACCGTGGCCACGCCCCTGGAACGCTCCTTCGGCGCTATCGCCGGGGTCAACACCATGAGCAGTCGCTCCAGCCAGGGTTCTACGCGGGTCATCCTGCAATTCGATCTGGATCGCGACATCAACGGCGCCGCCCGGGAAGTGCAGGCGGCCATTAACGCGTCGCGCAACCTGTTGCCCAGCGGCATGCGCAGCATGCCCACCTACAAGAAGGTCAACCCGTCCCAGGCGCCGATCATGGTGCTGTCGCTGACCTCGGATGTGTTGGAAAAAGGCCAGCTCTACGACCTGGCGTCCACCATCCTGTCCCAGAGCCTGTCCCAGGTGTCGGGCGTCGGCGAGGTACAGATCGGCGGCAGTTCGTTGCCAGCGGTGCGCATCGAACTGGAGCCACAGTTGCTCAATCAGTACGGCGTGGCCCTGGACGATGTGCGCAATGCCATCGCCGACAGCAACGTACGCCGGCCCAAGGGTTCGGTGGAGGACGACCGGCGTATGTGGCAGGTGCAGGCCAATGACCAGTTGGAGAAGGCCAAGGACTACGAAACGCTGATCATCCGCTACCAGGACGGCTCGGTGCTGCGGCTCAAGGACGTGGCGAAAGTCACCGACAGCGTCGAGGATCGCTACAACAGCGGTTTCTTCAACGACGATGCCGCCGTGCTGCTGGTGATCAACCGCCAGGCCGGGGCCAACATCATCGAGACGGTCAACGAGATCAAGGCGCAACTGCCGGCGTTGCAGGCGGTACTGCCGGCCAGCGTCAAGCTGAACCTGGCGATGGACCGCTCGCCGGTGATCAAGGCCACCCTGCATGAAGCGGAAATGACCTTGCTGATCGCCGTGGCCCTGGTAGTGCTGGTCGTGTTCCTGTTCCTCGGCAACTTCCGCGCCTCGCTGATCCCGACCCTGGCGGTGCCGGTGTCCCTGGTGGGCACGTTTGCGGTGATGTACCTGTACGGTTTCTCCTTGAACAACCTGTCGCTGATGGCGTTGATCCTGGCGACCGGGTTGGTGGTGGACGATGCCATCGTGGTGCTGGAGAACATTTCCCGGCATATCGACGAAGGCGTTCCCCCTATGACGGCGGCGTATAGGGGGGCCGAAGAGGTGGGTTTCACCTTGCTGTCGATGAACGTCTCGCTGGTAGCAGTATTCCTGTCGATCCTGTTCATGGGCGGCATCATCGAGAGCCTGTTCCGCGAATTTTCCATCACCCTGGCGGCCTCCATCGTGGTTTCGCTGGTGGTCTCGCTGACGCTCACGCCGATGCTCTGCGCCCGCTGGCTCAAGCCTCACGTACCGGGGCAGGAAAACCGCTTGCAGCGCTGGAGCCAGGGGCTCAATGAGCGGATGGTCCGTGGTTACGCCACCAGCCTGGACTGGGTGCTGCGCCATCGGCGCCTGACCTTGCTCAGCCTGCTGGTGACCATCGGCGTGAACGTCGCGTTGTATGTGGTGGTGCCGAAAACCTTCATGCCACAGCAGGACACCGGTCAACTGATCGGTTTCGTGCGTGGCGACGACGGGCTGTCGTTCAATGTGATGCAGCCGAAGATGGAAATCTTCCGCCGTGCCGTGCTCAAGGACGAGGCCGTGCAAAGCGTCGCCGGTTTCATCGGCGGCAACAACGGTACCAACAACGCCTTCATGCTGGTGCGCCTCAAGCCGATCAAGGAGCGGGGGATTTCCGCACAGAAAGTCATCGAGCGCCTGCGCAAGGAAATGCCCAAGGTCCCCGGCGGCCAATTGATGCTGATGGCCGACCAGGACCTGCAATTCGGTGGCGGTCGCGAGCAGACCACTTCGCAGTATTCCTACATCCTGCAAAGCGCCGACCTGGCGTCACTGCGCACCTGGTACCCCAAGGTCGTGGCGGCCTTCCGGGCCTTGCCGGAGCTGACCGCCATCGATGCCCGCGACGGTGGCGGGGCGCAGCAGGTGACGCTGGTGGTGGACCGCGACCAGGCCAAGCGCCTGGGTATCGACATGGACATGGTTACCGCAGTGCTCAACAACGCCTACAGCCAGCGGCAGATTTCCACCATCTACGACAGCCTCAACCAATATCAGGTGGTGATGGAGGTCAATCCCAAGTATGCCCAGGACCCGAGCACTCTCGAGCAGGTCCAGGTGATCACCGCCGACGGCGCGCGGGTACCGCTGTCAGCCATTGCCCATTACGAGAACAGCCTGGAGGACGACCGGGTCAGCCATGAAGGCCAGTTCGCTTCCGAGGGCATTTCCTTCGACATGGCCGAAGGCGTCACGGTGGAGCAGGGCACCGCGGCTATCGAGCGGGCGATTGCCAAGCTCGGGATGCCCGAGGATGTCATCGCGAAAATGGCCGGTACCGCCGACGCGTTCGCCGCCACCCAGAAGAGCCAGCCGTTCATGATCCTCGGCGCGTTGCTGGCGGTGTACCTGGTGCTGGGCGTGCTGTACGAAAGCTACATCCATCCGCTGACCATCCTGTCCACCTTGCCATCGGCCGGGGTCGGCGCCTTGTTGTCGATCTATGCACTGGGCAGCGAGTTCAGCCTGATCTCGCTGTTGGGACTGTTCCTGCTGATCGGCGTGGTGAAGAAAAACGCCATCCTGATGATCGATCTGGCGCTGCAACTGGAACGTGCCGGGCAGACGCCGCTGGAATCGATCCGCAGCGCTTGCCTGCTGCGATTGCGGCCAATCCTGATGACCACGCTGGCGGCGATCCTGGGGGCCTTGCCGCTGCTGCTCGGCGCCGCCGAAGGCGCGGAAATGCGCCAGCCGCTGGGCCTGACCATTATCGGCGGGCTGGTGTTCAGCCAGGTGCTGACGCTCTATACCACGCCGGTGGTTTACCTTTATCTCGACAAGCTGCGCCATCGCTTCAACCGCTGGCGTGGCGTGCGCACTGATGCTGCCCTGGAAACTCCGCTATGA
- a CDS encoding efflux transporter outer membrane subunit, with product MTDRSPFNLAATLATARGSRVLSLVLCVAMLSACAVGPDYQRPAAAAPVQYKEAQGWRQANPSDALARGAWWELYGDTQLNGLVDKLNASNQTVAQAEAQYRQARALVRNARGAFFPTVDLTVGKTRSSQGTGSSSSSLSSSSSGIRDTYNAQAGVSWEADVWGKLRRTLEADEASAQASFADLAAMRLSQQSELVQNYLQLRVIDEQKRLLQTTVDNYQRSLKMTENQYRAGVSGKDAVAQAQNQLKTTQGDLIDLIWQRAQFENAIAVLIGLPPAEFNLAEVQDIPSLPQIPVALPSQLLERRPDIASAERSVMAANANIGVAKAAYYPDLTLSLSGGYSSSTYDNWVSVPNRFWSVGPQLAMTLFDGGQRSAEVDRTVAAYDQTVATYRQTVLDGLREVENYMIQLKVLEDEARVRQEALDAARESLRLTQNQYRAGLIAYLDVVTVQATALSNERSMLSLQQSRLIASVQLIAALGGGWDGQMEARE from the coding sequence ATGACCGACCGTTCGCCTTTCAATCTTGCCGCAACGCTGGCGACCGCCCGTGGTTCGCGGGTACTGAGCCTGGTGCTGTGTGTGGCGATGCTCAGCGCCTGCGCCGTCGGCCCGGATTACCAGCGCCCCGCGGCGGCGGCCCCGGTGCAGTACAAGGAGGCCCAGGGCTGGCGCCAGGCCAACCCCAGCGATGCGCTGGCCCGGGGCGCCTGGTGGGAGCTCTACGGCGATACGCAACTCAACGGCCTGGTGGACAAACTCAACGCCTCCAACCAGACCGTGGCCCAGGCCGAAGCCCAGTACCGGCAGGCCCGGGCACTGGTGCGCAATGCTCGTGGCGCGTTTTTCCCCACCGTGGACCTGACCGTTGGCAAGACGCGCTCCAGCCAGGGCACCGGCAGCAGCAGTTCGAGCTTGAGCAGTTCGTCCAGCGGCATTCGCGACACCTACAACGCCCAGGCTGGCGTCAGCTGGGAGGCGGACGTGTGGGGCAAGTTGCGCCGCACCCTGGAAGCTGACGAGGCGAGCGCGCAAGCCAGTTTCGCCGACCTGGCGGCGATGCGCCTGAGCCAGCAATCGGAACTGGTGCAGAACTACTTGCAACTGCGGGTGATCGATGAGCAGAAGCGTTTGTTGCAAACCACCGTCGACAACTATCAGCGCTCGCTGAAAATGACCGAAAACCAGTACCGTGCCGGGGTCTCCGGCAAGGACGCGGTGGCCCAGGCGCAAAACCAGCTCAAGACCACCCAGGGCGACCTGATCGACCTGATCTGGCAGCGAGCCCAGTTCGAAAACGCCATCGCCGTGCTTATCGGCCTGCCGCCGGCGGAATTCAACCTGGCGGAGGTCCAGGACATCCCAAGCCTGCCGCAGATCCCGGTGGCGCTGCCCTCCCAACTGCTCGAGCGCCGGCCGGACATCGCCTCGGCAGAGCGCTCGGTGATGGCCGCCAATGCCAACATCGGCGTTGCCAAGGCCGCGTATTACCCGGACCTGACCCTGAGCCTCAGCGGCGGCTACAGCAGCAGTACCTACGACAACTGGGTGAGCGTGCCGAACCGCTTCTGGTCGGTAGGTCCGCAACTGGCGATGACGCTGTTCGATGGCGGCCAGCGATCGGCGGAAGTCGACCGCACCGTCGCGGCGTATGACCAGACCGTCGCCACCTATCGCCAGACCGTGCTCGATGGCTTGCGCGAGGTGGAGAACTACATGATCCAGCTCAAGGTGCTGGAAGACGAAGCCCGCGTGCGCCAGGAAGCCCTGGACGCCGCCCGGGAATCCCTGCGCCTGACGCAGAACCAATACCGGGCCGGATTGATTGCCTACCTCGACGTGGTCACTGTCCAGGCCACCGCGCTGAGCAACGAACGCAGCATGCTGAGCCTGCAACAGAGCCGCTTGATTGCCAGCGTGCAACTGATTGCGGCGTTGGGCGGTGGTTGGGATGGGCAAATGGAGGCGCGCGAGTAA
- a CDS encoding crotonase/enoyl-CoA hydratase family protein yields MSKYQAFNVELADNIAHVQINRPEKINAMNVDFWREIIEIFQWIDDTDEARVVVLSGAGKHFSSGIDLMMLAGVANELGKDVGRNARLLRRKILQLQASFNAVDNCRKPVLAAIQGYCLGGAIDLIAACDMRYAAEDAQFSIKEIDIGMAADVGTLQRLPRIIGDGMLRELAYTGRTFGAEEARSIGLVNRVYSDTASLLDGVMGIAREIAAKSPIAVTGTKAMISYMRDHSIDDGLEYVATWNAAMLQSTDLRVAMAAHMSKQKPEFLD; encoded by the coding sequence ATGTCGAAATACCAAGCGTTCAACGTCGAACTTGCCGACAACATCGCCCATGTGCAGATCAATCGCCCGGAAAAGATCAATGCGATGAACGTTGATTTCTGGCGCGAGATCATCGAGATCTTCCAATGGATCGACGACACCGATGAGGCGCGGGTGGTGGTGCTCAGCGGTGCCGGCAAGCATTTTTCCTCCGGCATCGACCTGATGATGCTGGCGGGCGTGGCCAACGAGCTGGGCAAGGACGTGGGACGCAATGCACGGCTGTTGCGGCGCAAGATCCTGCAACTGCAAGCCTCGTTCAACGCCGTGGACAATTGTCGCAAGCCGGTGCTCGCGGCCATTCAAGGCTATTGCCTGGGCGGTGCCATTGACCTGATCGCCGCATGCGACATGCGTTATGCCGCCGAGGACGCCCAGTTCTCCATCAAGGAAATCGATATCGGCATGGCTGCCGATGTTGGCACATTGCAACGCTTGCCGCGGATCATCGGGGACGGCATGCTGCGTGAACTCGCTTATACGGGGCGTACCTTCGGTGCCGAAGAAGCGCGCAGCATCGGCCTGGTCAATCGTGTCTACAGCGACACCGCCAGCCTGCTCGACGGCGTGATGGGCATTGCCCGGGAAATCGCCGCCAAGTCGCCGATTGCTGTGACCGGCACCAAGGCAATGATCAGCTACATGCGCGACCACAGCATTGACGACGGCCTGGAATACGTCGCCACCTGGAACGCCGCCATGCTGCAATCGACCGACCTGCGCGTGGCCATGGCCGCCCATATGAGCAAACAGAAACCCGAATTTCTGGATTGA